In a genomic window of Corynebacterium choanae:
- a CDS encoding pantoate--beta-alanine ligase, which yields MALDLSVLNELSSVAEVQQTTRALRATNRPVVLVPIFGRPHTAHAELIAAAKSLPRAVVFVVVLPGICKRDEELTAAAAQTRVEFSAQEIDYLAQAGATLLWRPTAAEVAVADGRTMVDAGRLATALQSAVSPKAVNRFVTTMVRLLGLTRASDVVIGERSYVQLVVLQQAVSDLAMGVQVHTIGVLRTSSGLPCSRMLGQASPAVTQAAMTISAALVAGTHAATQGIAAAIAATQQVVALAPGLDSVTVTVTDDWLQEVTDTTVGAAEDAYRLHVVATCDGVTLYDQGTVLVGDVRRRQEKEIAQAALAAAGLDAELTEEEFSELQRLRELVARQQTVRKAFGNDASE from the coding sequence ATGGCGCTCGATCTTTCTGTGCTCAACGAACTTTCTTCTGTTGCAGAGGTGCAACAAACTACGAGGGCGTTGCGGGCCACGAACCGGCCGGTGGTGTTGGTTCCGATATTTGGCCGTCCGCACACTGCCCATGCGGAGTTGATTGCGGCAGCGAAAAGTTTGCCGCGGGCTGTGGTGTTTGTCGTAGTGCTGCCGGGGATATGTAAACGGGATGAGGAGTTGACGGCGGCCGCAGCGCAAACAAGGGTCGAGTTTTCCGCGCAGGAAATCGACTATCTGGCGCAAGCTGGTGCGACATTGTTGTGGCGCCCGACAGCCGCGGAGGTGGCCGTTGCGGATGGTCGCACGATGGTGGATGCTGGTCGGTTGGCAACTGCGTTGCAGTCGGCGGTGTCGCCGAAAGCCGTCAACCGGTTTGTGACCACGATGGTCCGCCTACTGGGTTTGACTAGGGCGTCTGATGTGGTGATCGGGGAGCGATCCTATGTGCAACTTGTGGTGTTGCAGCAGGCCGTAAGCGATTTGGCTATGGGGGTGCAGGTGCACACGATTGGAGTGTTGCGAACCAGCAGTGGGCTGCCTTGTTCGCGCATGTTGGGGCAGGCTTCGCCGGCTGTGACGCAAGCTGCAATGACGATTTCGGCGGCGCTGGTGGCCGGCACCCATGCGGCCACCCAAGGCATTGCGGCAGCTATTGCGGCGACTCAGCAGGTTGTCGCGTTAGCACCGGGGCTGGACAGTGTGACGGTGACCGTAACCGATGATTGGTTGCAGGAAGTGACCGATACGACTGTTGGTGCAGCTGAGGATGCATATCGACTGCATGTTGTCGCAACGTGTGACGGTGTGACGTTATATGACCAAGGGACAGTGCTGGTGGGGGATGTGCGTCGGCGGCAGGAAAAAGAGATTGCTCAGGCGGCGTTAGCCGCCGCAGGTTTAGATGCTGAGCTCACTGAGGAAGAGTTCAGCGAATTGCAGCGGCTCCGGGAGTTGGTTGCGCGTCAGCAGACAGTGCGCAAAGCCTTCGGCAACGATGCCTCCGAGTAG